From one Bacteroides eggerthii genomic stretch:
- the ahpC gene encoding alkyl hydroperoxide reductase subunit C: MEPIINSQLPEFKVQAFQNGSFKTVTNEDVKGKWAIFFFYPADFTFVCPTELVDVAEKYDQFQAMGVEVYSVSTDSHFVHKAWHDASESIRKIKYPMLADPTGALSRSFGVMIEEEGMAYRGTFLVNPEGKIKLAEIQDNSIGRNADELLRKVEAAQFVATHDGEVCPAKWKKGAATLKPSIDLVGKI, encoded by the coding sequence ATGGAACCGATTATCAACTCTCAACTCCCTGAATTCAAAGTTCAGGCTTTCCAAAACGGAAGTTTCAAGACAGTAACCAACGAAGACGTAAAAGGCAAATGGGCTATTTTCTTCTTCTATCCGGCAGACTTTACGTTTGTATGTCCTACCGAATTGGTTGATGTTGCAGAAAAATACGACCAATTTCAGGCAATGGGTGTAGAGGTTTACTCCGTAAGCACAGACTCCCACTTCGTACACAAGGCATGGCATGATGCTTCCGAAAGCATCCGCAAGATTAAATATCCGATGTTGGCAGACCCCACAGGCGCATTGAGCCGTTCATTTGGTGTAATGATTGAGGAAGAAGGCATGGCCTACCGCGGTACATTCCTCGTAAACCCCGAAGGCAAAATCAAACTTGCCGAAATACAAGACAACAGCATCGGACGTAATGCAGACGAACTACTCCGCAAGGTAGAAGCTGCACAATTCGTAGCCACCCATGACGGTGAGGTTTGCCCCGCCAAATGGAAAAAGGGTGCTGCCACTTTGAAGCCGAGTATCGACCTAGTCGGTAAGATTTAG